One genomic segment of Desmodus rotundus isolate HL8 chromosome 5, HLdesRot8A.1, whole genome shotgun sequence includes these proteins:
- the LOC128781080 gene encoding zinc finger protein 215 isoform X3, with protein MMEREIPRTTVFDRQTISENQDLVPKQKICGEESSHRMIMAKMTQGGLPSLDAWRSDDCSHRNHKHRDTYLPQGAFIHKTIYTKEGDLECCENKKSFDVKSVNLVFDTQQGVPMKKGSPKYDKFKTNFKFNLDSVGKQHSEYNEYGNALSLNTDIQHPESHTMMNCYECFQCGKAFSRSSSLVQHQIIHTGEKPYKCNKCGRFFNRRTNLSKHQKIHLEVTACRGNKWGTAFSKSENSNKNPSLQPRDNAYKCYKCVNCGKSFSRSSSLIRHQMIHTGEKPFKCNKCEKTFNRNSNLIKHQKLHTQEKSYYKSKCGITFGHSAELTQHP; from the exons ATGATGGAGCGAGAAATCCCAAGAACTACGGTTTTTG atagaCAGACAATTTCAGAAAATCAGGATTTGGTTCCAAAGCAGAAAATTTGTGGAGAAGAATCATCCCATAGAATGATAATGGCAAAAATGACCCAAGGTGGGCTTCCTTCTTTAGATGCCTGGAGAAGTGATGATTGCTCACATAGGAACCACAAACACCGGGACACATATTTGCCACAAGGAGCTTTTATTCATAAGACGATCTATACTAAGGAGGGAGACTTGGAATGttgtgaaaataagaaaagtttcGATGTTAAGTCAGTTAACTTAGTTTTTGATACGCAACAGGGAGTTCCTATGAAGAAGGGGTCTCCAAAGTatgataaatttaaaactaaCTTCAAATTTAATTTAGACTCAGTAGGTAAGCAACATTCAGAATATAATGAATATGggaatgccttaagcctgaataCAGATATCCAACACCCAGAAAGTCATACCATGATGAATTGCTATGAGTGCTttcagtgtgggaaagccttcagccgGAGCTCATCTCTTGTTCAACATCAGATcattcacacaggagagaaaccctataaatgCAATAAGTGTGGGAGATTCTTCAACCGACGAACAAACCTTAGTAAGCATCAAAAAATTCATCTTGAAGTAACGGCTTGCAGAGGAAATAAATGGGGAACTGCCTTCAGTAAGAgtgaaaacagtaataaaaatccAAGTCTCCAACCTAGAGATAATGCCTATAAATGCTATAAATGTGTTAACTGTGGTAAATCCTTCAGCCGGAGCTCCTCACTTATTCGACATCAAATGAttcatacaggagagaaaccGTTTAAATGTAACAAGTGTGAGAAAACCTTCAACAGGAATTCAAACCTTATTAAACACCAAAAACTTCATACTCAAGAGAAGTCCTATTACAAGAGTAAATGTGGTATTACCTTTGGTCACAGTGCAGAACTTACTCAACATCCATGA
- the LOC128781080 gene encoding zinc finger protein 215 isoform X2, whose protein sequence is MKKENMEADSLTGKSQEPVALKDVVVEFSTEEWGQLAPAVRKLYRDVMLENYRNCSSLQKELQFSKPIEVPELEIKTKRWMMEREIPRTTVFDRQTISENQDLVPKQKICGEESSHRMIMAKMTQGGLPSLDAWRSDDCSHRNHKHRDTYLPQGAFIHKTIYTKEGDLECCENKKSFDVKSVNLVFDTQQGVPMKKGSPKYDKFKTNFKFNLDSVGKQHSEYNEYGNALSLNTDIQHPESHTMMNCYECFQCGKAFSRSSSLVQHQIIHTGEKPYKCNKCGRFFNRRTNLSKHQKIHLEVTACRGNKWGTAFSKSENSNKNPSLQPRDNAYKCYKCVNCGKSFSRSSSLIRHQMIHTGEKPFKCNKCEKTFNRNSNLIKHQKLHTQEKSYYKSKCGITFGHSAELTQHP, encoded by the exons ATGAAGAAGGAGAACATGGAAGCTGACTCACTAACAGGCAAATCCCAG GAACCAGTGGCACTCAAAGATGTTGTTGTGGAATTCAGCACTGAAGAATGGGGGCAATTGGCCCCTGCTGTAAGGAAGCTCTACAgggatgtgatgctggagaactataGGAACTGCAGTTCATTGCAGAAAG AGCTTCAATTTTCCAAACCCATCGAGGTCCCCGAGTTGGAGATTAAGACAAAAAGATGGATGATGGAGCGAGAAATCCCAAGAACTACGGTTTTTG atagaCAGACAATTTCAGAAAATCAGGATTTGGTTCCAAAGCAGAAAATTTGTGGAGAAGAATCATCCCATAGAATGATAATGGCAAAAATGACCCAAGGTGGGCTTCCTTCTTTAGATGCCTGGAGAAGTGATGATTGCTCACATAGGAACCACAAACACCGGGACACATATTTGCCACAAGGAGCTTTTATTCATAAGACGATCTATACTAAGGAGGGAGACTTGGAATGttgtgaaaataagaaaagtttcGATGTTAAGTCAGTTAACTTAGTTTTTGATACGCAACAGGGAGTTCCTATGAAGAAGGGGTCTCCAAAGTatgataaatttaaaactaaCTTCAAATTTAATTTAGACTCAGTAGGTAAGCAACATTCAGAATATAATGAATATGggaatgccttaagcctgaataCAGATATCCAACACCCAGAAAGTCATACCATGATGAATTGCTATGAGTGCTttcagtgtgggaaagccttcagccgGAGCTCATCTCTTGTTCAACATCAGATcattcacacaggagagaaaccctataaatgCAATAAGTGTGGGAGATTCTTCAACCGACGAACAAACCTTAGTAAGCATCAAAAAATTCATCTTGAAGTAACGGCTTGCAGAGGAAATAAATGGGGAACTGCCTTCAGTAAGAgtgaaaacagtaataaaaatccAAGTCTCCAACCTAGAGATAATGCCTATAAATGCTATAAATGTGTTAACTGTGGTAAATCCTTCAGCCGGAGCTCCTCACTTATTCGACATCAAATGAttcatacaggagagaaaccGTTTAAATGTAACAAGTGTGAGAAAACCTTCAACAGGAATTCAAACCTTATTAAACACCAAAAACTTCATACTCAAGAGAAGTCCTATTACAAGAGTAAATGTGGTATTACCTTTGGTCACAGTGCAGAACTTACTCAACATCCATGA